The Scyliorhinus canicula chromosome 5, sScyCan1.1, whole genome shotgun sequence genome window below encodes:
- the mrpl32 gene encoding 39S ribosomal protein L32, mitochondrial isoform X2 has translation MASAPALAIQAPVDFTQSEAESRDKDQSDSPSFLESIFWMAVPKKRRTIEVNRCRRRDVRKLEKVKNNIEVCQDCGNLKLKHVLCAFCYQKVAQETALVRAQIQAQEGRPLNTPPMETVILYKEEKATEAHEGKRIIERNRKRPSWFTIDS, from the exons CTCCCGCATTGGCGATACAAGCTCCAGTAGACTTCACTCAGTCTGAAGCTGAATCCCGTGACAAAGACCAGAGTGACAGCCCAAGCTTCCTAGAAAGTATCTTCTGGATGGCAGTACCCAAAAAACGACGGACCATTGAGGTCAACCGCTGTCGGAGGAGGGACGTTCGGAAATTGGAAAAAGTTAAG AACAACATCGAGGTCTGTCAAGATTGCGGGAATTTGAAACTGAAGCACGTGCTGTGTGCCTTTTGCTACCAAAAGGTTGCACAAGAAACGGCCCTTGTACGAGCTCAAATTCAGGCACAAGAAGGAAGGCCCCTTAACACCCCCCCTATGGAAACTGTCATACTTTACAAGGAAGAGAAGGCCACAGAGGCTCATGAGGGGAAGAGGATCATTGAAAGGAATCGAAAGCGGCCATCGTGGTTTACAATAGACTCATAA